In Oncorhynchus masou masou isolate Uvic2021 chromosome 11, UVic_Omas_1.1, whole genome shotgun sequence, the genomic stretch gtagcagagagaacagtctatgacttgggtggctggagtctttgatcattttagggccttcctctgacactgcatggtatagaggtcctggatggcagggaacttggccccagtgatgtactgggtcatactCACTACCGTgtgtagcgccttgcagtcggatgccaagcagttgccataccaagcagtgatgcagacagtcaagatgctctcaatggtgcagatgTAGAAATTTAttagggcccatgccaaatcttttcagcctcctgagggggaagaggcattgtcatgACGCTAATACATTATTTTGGACAGTAGTTATAGTTGTATCTTCAGCAATACACCTAGCTATAACCATAAGAGAAGATTTATAACATGGCCAGATAAGATCCTTGTTTCACCAGAAACTATGTCTTTCCCCCATAGGTTTAGGAGACTCTTCATCTACACTCTGATGCATTTGTGACTTCATCAACGGTGAGACTGCTTAATCTTTCGGTTAGTCGTCCTCCCTTGTCAACTGTGTTGCTGTTGCCCTGTGTTCCACACCATGGCACGCCACAGTAAGCTGCAAAAACAGGTGTTGTCTCTGTACCGGCAGTTCCTGCGTGCTGGCCAGGACAAGCCAGGCTTTCTACCCAGGATCCGGGATGAGTTCCGAGAGAACTCCAGCATCAAGAAGACTGATGTCATGCACATAGAATATCTTTACCGGCGCGGACAGAGACAGCTAGACCAGCTGAAAGATGTGAACACAAAGCAACTAGGAACTTTCTCCAAACCTAAGGCAGAGAGATAACCAACTCTATTTCCGTCTCCACACCCTCTGTTGTAGCTACCTCTAGTTATGTGGATAATGCACCGTTATCCATTGTGTTACATTCATCATTCACTAGTCAGATTACTACTTTCAATCTGCAGCTGAGTAAGTACAGTCATTGTCCTAAGCAATGGCCATTGTTCTGAACTGTATGACAGTACCAATGCACTGTGCTCTTTCATAGAGCTGTATAccactgatgatgatgataaatgTTTAAGTCAATCTCTGGCCAGTGAGTTTGTTGGGTTGAGCAGACCAGTTGCTCTGGTCATTGTTGTAAAATACTTACTTTCATCTAGCTACATTTACCTGTTGAGTGTTTTGGATTAAAGACTTTTATCATCAGTATGGGAAGTGAATTTGACTATTATGTAAAAGGTCTAGTTAATACTATTATATGCTTCCGTGTCACAGGAGATCAAGTTATGGAATCTTAGATTTTTATAATACTTTAAAAAATCAAATGGTGTACTCTTACTGCATTGTTAGGTCGTAACATACACATTTTTCTGGACCAGCTATAACTTCTAATAaactgtgtatgcgaccaataaactttgatttgatttaatgctcATGAAATATACAGTCAATTAGAAATGCCTGAGTAATTTAGACACTGCCAGTcagcaacagacagtagacaAATCTAATGGTCCAATCCCAAATTGACCCCTTGACCCTACACCCTATCAGAGAGGAATAGGTGAAGCAAGAGGGTTATTTCTcgccaaaatctgtccaaaatagatttcaaatagagccatgactacatggatctCTGCCACCCCAGGTAACTCAAGCCAGCAATAAAACcaatttcaaaaaacagataaaagaaTACCTTACTGCACaaaggggactgtgaagagacacatacattttatatactgtataatgtattgtaatttGCACTGTACTATTAGACCtatatattgtgtgtatgtactgattaTGTATGTTGGCCATGTACCCCTGACTGCAATGTGCAGTTTGGGGTGAGGCTCAATGTGGGCGGAGTCAAACATTTGACCCCGCCCACTGTATTTTTTTTATGTCCTCCACAGGTTTGACAGTCACACACGTTTGTGCAAGGAACACGTTGAATACAAACATATTTCCTTTTTGAAGATCGTAAGAAATATTATATAAAGTGGTACCAGCACATATGTTGAAACACTTTTTGCTTCATGCTATATTTGAGACAAGCTACTGATATTGTTGCGGTGAACAACAGACTTGTTATGTATGTCATGTACTGTTAAAATTGTGTTGATAAATGTTATAACTTTGTAATTATATTATTAAATTGAGAATAAATATGCAGTTACTAGCTATCctgatttataatgctatttactTTCCTCATCAGAATGGAGACACACTATACCATATAGACAAGCTGAATGTGCTTTGTACATTAAGTTATACCAGCTCCAATAAAGAGATCAGAGACTCGGGTGACTTGTAAGTCATCTTTACTAAACAACATAACACAATTAACAAATGAAACAATTAACACAGCAGACAAAAACAAAGTTTGACCACTCCTCAAAAATTGCTTCACTCCCGCTCCTCAAAAGAGACAAAGGCAGTAATTTTCTTGTTGTCAACTGCCTCCACATAGAACATCTAATAATCTCTCTGTAACTGGAATGAGAACATGAATGGTTTCTTAAGGAGAATATTTTCCTCCTCATCCAGGCCATCATACAACCGTAGTTCTTTAAGGGTTGTAATACGGTCTTCCCCCTCCATCCCAGTTACACTAGGGAGGGAAATGGTGCCTTTAAATGTTTGGCGTTCGCACCACCTTGCTGCTTCCTTGAAGAAAAAGGAAGAATAAATATTAAGAGTTGTGCCTCATTGGGTGATCAAGTAACGTTTTTACAATACCACCATGCAAACAAAAGCCACTATCACTAAAGAGGTTTTCAGTGATATCTATAACTACTCAACAAGTCTATTATATCTTGTCATGTATCAAGCCTTCAGCATTACACACAGTAGACTACATACACAGTTCACAGCTCCCAGTTCGCCGTGCATTTTGTTTTCAGTATTGTCTAGAAAGAAAACAGATTGTTGTCATTAAGTAATGTAAGGGAACCTCTAGGGATGTGTGTACAGGAATGCACCTTACTTTAGctaatagtctatacagtacctgGTCCTGCAGAGCTGGAGGCTGATGTGACATGCTGTGACTTCTTGGGGGAGAGTCATATACATCATCCTGAAATATATTGGAGGGGGGGTTAAGTCTTTAAACATTGGTTTAAGACTATACCACTCATCATATGATACCTCCTACCTGTGTTTTGGTTTTGCCTCCTTTTTCGATCTTTCAACCTCACTTCTTCAGACCTTAGTGAGTGTATGACGTACATTACATACATAAAATATATTCAGGTCAGTCTGGCTACAGTGAAACAAATGATTTTAAGGAAGCAAATGAAAAGTTTGTATAATGTTCAAgactttggggcggcagggtagcctagtggttagagtgttcaactagttaccggaaggttgcaagttcaaatccccgagctgacaaggtacaaattctctcgttctgccccttaacaggcagttaacccactgttcctaggacatcattgaaaataagattaaGATtctcatcattgaaaataagaatttgttcttaactgacttgcctagttaattaaaggtaaaattaaaaaagacTTATGACATGGAAAGTTCTGCAGGAGAACTAGGCACCACAATAGTGTGCTGCAGGCACAGAAATAATCATTGTTCATATGTTATAACAACAGAAAATAGGACTAATATAAAATACTGAATAACCAGCATCTTACCATCAAAACAAACACCCCACATTTGTTTGAGAAACTTTGCATTGGTAGGCCCTGTGGTGTGAACAAGGTACAATTTCCAATAAAGGAATGACAATCAGTGGAATCATTTCAAGAAATA encodes the following:
- the sdhaf1 gene encoding succinate dehydrogenase assembly factor 1, mitochondrial, giving the protein MARHSKLQKQVLSLYRQFLRAGQDKPGFLPRIRDEFRENSSIKKTDVMHIEYLYRRGQRQLDQLKDVNTKQLGTFSKPKAER